TGTAGGGCAGCACCTTGAAGCCCTTGCGCACGAGCTCGCCTGCGGCCTCGACGAGCGCCTGCACCTCGGGCAAGAGCGTCTCCTCGTCGGCGATCACCTCGAGCTTGATCAGCGGTGTGCCCAACGCCTCGCGCGCCAGCTCCGCCGTGAGCACGGCATCGCGCGCGGTGAAGCAGCCGGCGGTATTGGGCAGCAGGTGGTAGCCGCGCTCGCGTAGCTGCACGTAGAGGTTCTCACCATCGCCGCCGACGCCGACCCGCCGCAGCGCGACCGTCACCAGCTCGGTCTGCGCGGCAGCGAGCGCGTCGAGGAGGGTCTGACGGCTCGGATAGCGCGCCGTCCCGAGCAGCAGCCGCGAGCGCAGGCGCAGCCCCGCGAGCTCGAAGCCATCGTCGGTCGGCGGCGCGGAGGGTGCAGGCGCGGTCAGCGCCCCAGCTTCGGCTGGATCACTCATCTTCCTCATCCTCCTTGCACGGCGACCAGCAGCTCCAGGCGATCGCCCGAGCGGAGCGCGGTCGCCGCCCAGCGCTCACGCGGTACGACGCTATCGTTGAGCGCCACGGCGATGCCTCGCCGCTCGGCATGGCCGAGTCGCGCCAGCAGCGCCTGCAGATTGGGCTCTATCAGTGCCTGGGGCGCGCCGTTGAGGGTGATCTGCGCGGACGTGTCCGAGCCGCCGCCGGCGCCGCCCGCGGGCGGCGGAAGCGCCGCGCCCCCGCTCATCGCGCGAC
This genomic stretch from Pseudomonadota bacterium harbors:
- a CDS encoding thiazole synthase, whose protein sequence is MSDPAEAGALTAPAPSAPPTDDGFELAGLRLRSRLLLGTARYPSRQTLLDALAAAQTELVTVALRRVGVGGDGENLYVQLRERGYHLLPNTAGCFTARDAVLTAELAREALGTPLIKLEVIADEETLLPEVQALVEAAGELVRKGFKVLPYTNDDPIVARRLQELGCVAVMPLAAPIGSGLGIRNPHNLELIRQLVSIPVIVDAGVGTASDVALAFELGCDGVLLNSAIARARDPVRMARAMYHAAAAGRDALLAGRMPRRFYAEASTAREGRLGGKAE
- the thiS gene encoding sulfur carrier protein ThiS; protein product: MSGGAALPPPAGGAGGGSDTSAQITLNGAPQALIEPNLQALLARLGHAERRGIAVALNDSVVPRERWAATALRSGDRLELLVAVQGG